The window TCAAAACAGAACAATGTGTTGGGGGGAGACAGAGAAATGGAGCAACTTtgtgaaaagaataaaaaagtaatGTGAAAAGAGAGGACAGTGGCCTAGATTCAagcaaaaaaaagagatatataATCTCCATTATAGATAGATTATGTATATAATAGAACCAAATAAGTTCAAAAGAATGAATGGGTTACCACCATTTTTCATTCCCTacattcttcatcttcactttctgtaaaaattatttcagTTTCATACACATCAttcatttcattctttcaattttgaacaaaatccCTATTCACCaccaaaaaaaatcacattcctttttagagaaaaaaaagaaggggaCATTCTGTtcattaaaaaggaaaaaaagaaagagaaagaaaaaagaattgtttttGCATCTTTGAAGATCTTCTCATCTTGCTTCTTTCAATAATCTGCACAAAAGAAGATCATCCCAATTCTCAATACTCACAGAAATTCAGagaagaagatttgaaaataacaatataacaaagaaagaaatcttATGTGCTTACTTACCATCATGTTTTTTCATTAACCCTCTTGCAAAAAGCAAACAAATGACAACAAATGCCACTCCTGCTGTTGATCCAAGAATTATAGCCACTGTTTTCCCTATATTTCCTCCTGTTGTTTCACTTCCAATATTAGACAAAACCAAAATCTCTTtgctttaaaatattgatataactAAATTCGCCATAACCCAATGCTAGTTTTTGGATTATTTAGCATTTAACATAGTATTGAAGTGGAAGTCTTGTATTTGAACTCCTATAAACGTTGTGGGTTATTGATTGATTTAACGTAGTATGTGGAGGTGTTACACGTAATATTCGAGCTCCGTTTTCTTCTCAACTAGTaatgattttcatttgttaGGTGTCGAATTTTCAGACCCAAGTGGGTGAGATTTAACGTTTGAGTGTTGTTTAAAAATGGAATATACAGGCCATTGGAGCCTTACCTGATgaggaggaagatgaagatgatggtGATGATGATCTTGTGGGCACCCCATTTGGGTAATAACTGTAACTTATAAAGCATCTGTGGAGATAAAGTTGGCCTGAAATTGAGCTTCCACATTCAACTTGAGCTCTTTGAACAGCATTTTTAACACATTCGCCGCAATCTGAATCCCCCAAATCCCCTTCACATTGCCCCAAAACATAAACAGATTGGTAATTTGTGGTGTAAAATCCATGGCCACTCACAACACCATTCTCCAAAACAGACAGAGCAGTATCTCGACGCTCTTCAAACCCACTTCCAGCAACATTCGTAGAGCCACAAGTTTTATACAGCATTTCAAACCCTGAAATTTGAGCAAACCCAGAAACCTCATACAACAAATAGCAGCCATAGAGTTGAACTCTTGCAGCTATGGTTTTCCCACACAAGGACTGAACGATTTGAGGGATTTTACTCACACAATTGTAACAATCGCCATTGCTAAGGTCCCCTCTACATTGGAAAAGACCATTAATGGTGGATTGACCACTTCCAGAGCTGGTTTTGTAGAATCTGGCTTTGGTGGATTGTGAAACTAAAGAGCCAAAAAGGGCTGAAAGTGCTTGGGTGTAAACCCCAGTTGGATCTGAAAGAGCTTGCTTAGCACAGCCCTTATAGACCAAGGAAGTGTAATCAGAACCAGATTGTGCAGGTGGGATTAGTgtgaaaatggagaagaaggccaaagaaagaagaagagtacAAAAAGggttgaaagaagaaatccccattttcatttccattgAAGACTCAAAACATGGGAACTGTAAAAACCTCAGGGAATTTAGGGGAAATGGAGGAAATGAGGGAAATGGGTATTGTTCTAAAGAGAGAAATGAGAATGGGAAatcatttttgcaaaaaaacTTGTAGTTTATTTTGTACCTCAAAAATGGAGAAGGGTTTTTgctctctttccttcttcttctttgtttggCTGGATTTGCCTCTTTAGATGTGCAGAGAAGGcatctttttcttcactcCAAAAAAGAGTACAATTCACATTTGataagagaaaacaaaagaaaaatatatatatataaaaaaatatatatatacacaaaaattgaaaatatagatatttttaacAGAAATAGTGAAATGggttttcttcaaaattcaactttttttccccacttcaaatattgttgtgattattgaaaataattttataacattgAATGCTTAGAGGAGATAGGTATGGAAGAGACTATGAACAAAGAAGGAATCTGCTTTGATGAAATGTACAAGAAGAAGTTTGACCATGAAGAACATTTTGAATGAGATTATTTAATAATCACTTTTCAGAAGTTTCAAGGTTAGAACTTTGGAAGAAAAAgcaataaattttgaattgggTCCAAGAAGAAATAGGTGAagttcttcaattttgaagctttttttttttttttcaatttaaacttgAAGAAACATCATGCTTCACTCATGAATCATTTAAAGTTTCCTTCAAGTAAGAAAGTTTTTGCAATAATTATCAATACAAACAAagatatttgagtttttttttttttttaatttaatgaaagttgtttttggtatttttcattaatagtTATGAGTAATTATTGAGTGTGTGTTAAAGTTGGtggaaattgaaagttattttGTCTcctattgtttaaaatttattgttttcataaatgagagttttaaaatatattcttctTAATATggaattatttacatttaattcCAACACCTTTATCTATAATGTAAGCATTGCCCATTTTTCCCCACACACATCTttatgattcttttttctttttctctttagaaaaaaaaaaaaacaagtaatacatcaatttttaaaaaattaaatagttcgTTATCTcattaatttaactttagttcatgaaatttaaatttggtctctattattaaaagttatgttttgtataataaaaaggaaattgttGGTTGAATATTCCATATACCtctaaattcttcaaaattaaagaatgtgGAGAGAATATGATTGAATTGTTTTCATGGGTCAAAATGGAAATGACAAATCCAACTTTAGCCCTATGATGATGTAGATTGCAACCTATTTGAATGAGACATTAGGTATATAATTTCTAATATTAATGaatgtaatttgaatttaaagtaACTAATTGTTTAATGGGGAAACAAACTTGGTCAACCCATGTGGCTCATtggcttttcttcttctttttttttttatagtaaacGACCAATCAATAGTTAAGTTTGAGAATTGCTACGTTGCTACATGACAAATAGACTATGATAAGGTTATTAAGTTTGGCTAAATTTTGATTCATGTCTTTatatttgtgttgtttttgatattttagtcCTTTGCAAGTATAAACACAActaaattttatgtaatatctaagtttattataaatttaaattaaagcaATAGTATCACTTGATTTTAGGGAAagaaatatctttaaaaaaagattccctatgaaaaaaaaaaaaaagcatttaacttgaaaataaaatcacttttttattGGGTTGAATTCAAGCCTCCATGTtgtgtttgttattttaagtcaaaagaaatgaaatgaatagtTTTTGCAAATGTTAGCCATCAACTtcaacatcaaaatattattattatatatatagcaatattttgattttttttgttctagatgtcgataaaaataaaaatagtaaaaaaaattgtgataaTAATGTCCATGTAACggcatattttaaattacaaaagttttCTGGTAGATGTGTGATAGTATGATATCAGAAACGCAATATCCAAAAAGAGGTGTCATTGGtcgtttttttctaaatgttattGTCATTCGatgtaatttttcatttttgtaactaTAGTAAAATAGACCTACGTGGTTAGTAGAGTAATTATGAGGTATTAGACGTTTTTacatatgaatttaatttgaaaaggatAGGTTTTGGGTTTGAAGTTGAAAGTGTATGGTTTAGTAATGAATTAATGTTGGATTAACCATATTTAAGGTGCAAAAACAGCCAATAGTTATGATGAGGTATTAGCAATTAGCATATAATACATAGAGGAAATGAGTTGTAGTAACCAAACTtcctttttcctatttttaatatcaaacaatcgctttcctttttcttttatttaccCTCACATTTCTCACTTCCTCGTCGTTCATCTTCCTTCCAATTTCTCCGGCCATTTCTCTCCGCCGACACTTCTCCTTCATTCCAAATTTCAAGCAAAGGGGTAGCTGAACCCActactctctctttctctcttctttcatcACTCTTACCCATGTTCGCCCTCAAAGACAAAGTTACCGACACCCTTTCCCGTCTTTTCGCCGATTCGCCTGATTCACCTTCTCATTCCTCAACTCCACTCCACGGTGACCCTTCTCCGGTAATCTTCTTATTTGCTCCGTTTCGATTTATTTCGCTTATACTCTTTCCGCTTTATGATCTTGCCGTCATTGCTGATCTGGGTTGTTTTCAGATTTGAGTCTCAATTTCTGTTCTTGCATTGGTGCTGATTGAGATTCGCTTGTTTAAGGGTTGGGATTTCGGCATTTGATATGTGTTGGTTCTATTAATTAACATGACCCATACACATTAACCCCTTTTTAGTGGTATGTCAATCAATTAGTAAAGTTGGTACCAGCTCGTCGTCAATAGATTCAATCTAAATTTTCTACGAGTAATAACAGTTGCTTTGTTACATGATATCACAATGTGAGGTTGTATTTCATTCTCCTTTCTTTGGAACTACAGTAGCTCAGCTATGGTATTTAGATggaatttatgtattttttgtgCTATGGACTTGTATTGAGTTCTAAGCTGATTTTACTATGCTGTTTGTTGTGATACATAGGGCAGCAGGTCATTCTCTAAAGAAGGAAATGCTTTGTCTTCCTACTTTTCCTATATTCTCCCGTTCTCGGGTTTTGAAGGACCCAAATCAACCCAACCTCAGAAAAATTACAAGTTACATCAGCCTCGCCCCGTGCCATATGATATTGTCAATTTTGATTCTCTAGAACCATTAGAGTGCAGTTTAGTGTGTGAGAACAAAGGCATCCGAGACAATGAGGAAGATTTTGATGACTCTTTCTCTGGAAGGAGTACCAGTAGTTCTGAAGTATTTGAAGAAGCAACTTGCCAAAGTAGTCCAGAAAAGATTGTGACAAATCTCACGGTTGATTCTGTTCTGATTTCCACTGACACCTATGATTTCCTGCTACAACGTCTTCCTAATATCGTGAAAGGGCGACAATGGATCTTGTTATATAGGTAATGTATTTGAAATTCAGATATATGGAGACAGTAGTTTGATGCATTGTGACCTTAACTTGAGTTTCTTTCTAATGAAGGGCAGTACATTGAGACATGGCATATCTCTTCGAACACTCATTCGCAAAAGTGGTGAACTTTCTGGTCCTTGTTTGCTGGTATGTTGATTATATGACTTCTCAATGTCCCCGATCTTAATCCTATTAATAGCTAAACCAGGGCTTCACTTAATAATGGTCTTGTGTTTTCCCGCAATCCATAGGTTGTTGGTGATCAGCAGGGTGCTGTGTTTGGTGGTCTTCTAGAATGCCCACTGAAGCCTACTGCAAAGAGAAAATACCAAGTTAGTTGACTTTATGTCTTCTGAGGATGCTTATTAGTTATTTTCACTCTGTGCCccgatttttattttgttttggtgtTTAAAGCTTGTTTGTATTGTCTAATTTTATGGTGATAGGGAACAAATCAAACTTTTGTCTTTACCACCATGTATGGTGAACCACAGCTCTTCAGACCAACCGGTAAGTTCTCCTTTTCCTCCTTAGTTGTAAGCCCGTCACTCCTGTGGTTTCTAGTGAATTTAATCGTTTTCGGAAGTTGATGTTTTGTATTAATCACAACTATTTTGCTAGAATGCACGAATAGTGATGGTGAGAAATGGCTGCAGATATCTTACATATGCATCTGTCTAATGAAATTGAGATGGTAGTTATCTATATTATCTATGCCCGCAGAAGTAGTGTATTTGGATGCAACACCCAATCCCTTGCATTGGAAGAAAAGAGTGAATGAATGAGGGAAAGGATTTCCTCTTCAatttatcttacttttttcttggTTTGGAAATATTAATAGGAGCAAACCGCTATTTCTACATGTGTATGGATGATTTACTAGCACTTGGTGGTGGCAGTAACTTTGCATTACGGCTCGAAGAAGATCTGTTagtatttcttttctcatctACTACTCCATTGTAAACTGCCAAGTACTACTTCTGTCAATAACCAAATCTTATTTCATCTTTAAAAAGATTGAATGGAACCAGTGGACCATGTGAGACGTTTGGTAACTCATGCTTGGCACATACCCAGGAGTTTgagttgaagaatgttgagGTAAATTCCAACActgaaaataaatgtcattgaACTTATGATGAAAATCGCTACGTACATCGGTTTTTAGTGATAATATGCCTATGCCTCCATTTCTTTTGCTTATGTATGCAGCTCTGGGGTTTTGCTCATGTTTCGCAATACGTTTCTTGACGAAGATGGGATGGAATGTTTTGCAGTTTGTTAAGCATTAAGTTATTGGTTAAGCATTATTTACATTCTCCagtattcttttcatttttccactttcaaatttagattCTCAGATTCAAATGTCTTTAGCATCTTATAATTAGCGAGAAGGGCAATAATAGATTGGTTCTTTAAATTAACATCATACACAGGCAGTTTcacattcaattttaattgtgGTTTGTATGTGAACAACAGAATCACTCTTTCGAAATTCATGGACTTTTCAATACATACAGTTCCCTTATCCGGGAGATGATACTAAATTATTTGCTTTGATTGCAATAAAAAGTACTTGAAATGAACACATTTATAATTGTGATTGATGGCAAGGCAACCAGAAAGAGTAGAAAACTTACCATACACTTTTAATTATCAAGTGTTCTTTGAAACATTAGAATGTGAGAAGGTTAAAGAGGTAGTGACTTGTTTGAAGTCCCACGATTTTGTGTTTTCAAGTAAAaacatgattttaaaattacttagCACCACATTTGacaatgttttgttttttacttgattttcAATAAACACTACTTACTTTCACACCCAATTGTTATCTACATTCTATCATaggtataaaaaataaaaccaaattttgaaaagaaaaaaaagaaggttttaaaagattcttgtttttagaaattgactaataataagaatatacAAATCATGAAGGAAAAATTAGctaaacaaaatagttacaaaatatgaaattaaatttctaagaTCATTCAAATTCTTGAGGCAAGAGGGTACTTAAAGTCCGTGGGTGAATTAAAGCCTCAAAATCATAAAGTTCGAAAGAGGCCATACAGTGGCCTCCCTAAATAAACATCTAATGATCATAACtagtaataaataatgatgataataataaatagagaGCCCACAATATTTCATTGGGCACGAAGCGTCGAAAGCAGGAAACTCTAAGAAGGGTACATCTACTACCAAAAAGTAACAGAACGGTAAATGAAAAATGTCAGCCAATATTAACAGTTCTATGGTTACCGTTCTATGGCTACATGAAAATGGCAAAGCACACACCTCTGCAAAATCATGCATTCATAGAAATGAGAATCAAACCTAACTCGTCCAAACTATAacggaaaaaaaagaaaatagtgaaaatatttagCTCAACTTGTTGATCTTAGTGTACAGAACTCTCCGCTTTGCTTCGAACATTCAAAACAGGCCTCTGCTTCAGAATCGTCTTGTTGAATATAATGAGAAGCTTGCGTTCATCTTTTCAGGATTTTTTAATTCTGGATGCCAACTCATGTCTCCATGGCGCCATCTTCCCCAGGCACACCAAAAATTCGAAGATTCCGATCCATTGACCCAACGGCTAAGTATTTTGCATCCGGTCCAAATTTAAGACAAGTTGCTTTCCCTGAAATAACGTAGAACCAGAATTTTTATCAACAGCAAGTTTAGATTCTTTGCAAAGTTGGTTTAGTATCTATTCCccatttattaattaaggtGAACATATATACGTACACATGTTTGCACATGTGAAAGAGGGATACGTTACCTGTGCCAGACAAATCTGGAAGAGTTTTGATGCAATTCCATTCAGATTTCACACTAGCAACTTGGTAAACCCTGCAAGCTCAAGCAAAGCCTCATTGTTAGACTTTGTAGAAAGTGctaagaacaaagaaaatgaagtggTAAATAAGTGAATACACATTTCATCAATGTGAAGGAAAGttcaaaatgatttgaagGGCCAAACGCTTACCTTATGTCTGAGCCAGCAATCGCGAGGTAAGATCCACTATGATCAAAGTCCACTACGGAACAAGAAACAGATGTTCAGTTACACAAAAAAACAAGACATTAGAAATTAGCTTCCTAGTTATGTTACATCATTCAGCATCCACATAAAGCAACGTACCAGAGTTTGTTGGAGTGTCTGAATCATATGGTGCAAATGTACGGAAGTTCTTCAATTTTCGAAGGTCCCACAGCTTTACTCCATCATGAGCTGCAGTCTGCAGTTTAggtttttattagttttaatcatgtctatattaaattattaaaccttttaactttaacCAACTTAACACATACCGCAAGGAAATAACCATTTTCAGAAAAAGATATTGCAGTTACTGCCCCAACATGTCCATCGAATTTGGCCACGTTTTTCTGTAGGCAATAGCATTAAAGCAATTATTGCACAAAATTCGAGATATGGGAATATATCTTTGATAAGTTAGAGAATCTCGCACCTGACTTTTTACATCCCAAATTTTAACAAGGGCCTCTGACGTGCCTGTTCCAAGGATAAGACCATCAGGATGAAAGGCAGCAGATGTGTAGCCCTCTGTTTCTGAATCCTCAGCAACCTGCAGAggataagataaataaattttctataagCAACATACCCAATTCCAGCCGACCAACCAAACAGGTCATACAAATATAAACGGGTGGCCTTATTTAAAAACTACACCAAGATTTACTGTCATCCATTGTGACTGTAAAAAAAACTGTATCTCAGAAAAGAACCTTGTGATTATCCTAGAAGTCACTTGCGTGTCCTCAAGATCGGATGGTTCACAGCCTTCTTAATGACATTTATCAACCTCCTCTATTATACTCTGCGATGGTCACCCCTTTACAAAGGAAAATATGACCATGTGCTTgcatttaatttgtattttttttatggattatTTGGAATGAGAGAAACAATCGCCTATTCTATGATAAGGGAAGCACTTTTTCATGgcttttgaaaacttattatCCAACATTGTGTAACTTGGTGCAAACGTTTACAATCTTTCTTCTCTGTTGACCAAATGGAGGAATCTTTTGTAACCCCGTTGGATTGGGCTACCAACCACTTATGgtaaattacatacatcagcgaaatttgtttcttgtttaaaaaacaaaacatgggCAGGTTCATTTCATGTAATTTTTGTAAGTACTTGAAATACACTAGGCTCCTTGCATTTAACATATGAAATCGGACATTTTTAAGATAAATTCTCAACCTCAATAGTTTGATCGATTCTATAACACTATTTTGCTTTGGGTTATCACTGTTTGAATAGGATTAAATGTGGAGCATCAGATTTGAGGAAATATGTTTGAGATTCTTTACTGCCCTTGTATTTGATAAATGCTTGAAATATCTCTATTTATATAAGTTAAATACTCTAAGACCAACTGGCAGACTTGTATCATACATTTGGAAATATCTCAACAACCAGTCGCCCAtctttgaaaaacaaaacaaaaaagaccTAGTATCTGAAGTGTATACATAATAGTGTGGCACATTAAAAAATGCAGTCAACTAGAAGAATACCACAACGCATTCAAGACAGTCAATCTCAGAGTAAGCACATatacatttatgaaaagttaAGCAACTTACTAACCTGGGTCAGGCATAATCCTGAAGCAAGTTCATAAAAACACCATGTGTTATCAAGGGAGGCGGTAACAAAGAAGTCATTGGTAGCATGGACGGTAACAGCTTGGACCTGTAAGATTTTGGAAGTTGTCATTACTTTACAGTAGGTTAAGGCATGAAATTGAGTTGTACTAAATCACAACTGATTTGCTCCTATTTTAATCCTTTAGTGTTATAGACTGTCATAAGACTCTTAGCAATAGAGACAACATAACTCACTTGGCTGAGTGTTTGAACCTTATTTCATCTATAACCAGCATTGACAATGAATGATGGCCACTGAAGTAAAAAAAGATGACTTACCTCAGCTGTATGATCCTTTAAAATGTGCCTACAATTGTAGTTCCCATCATCAGATTGTTGCCAAACACGGACAGTCTACACAGTTTAGAACAAGGAGTTATTATTACTCAGATGCAGTGCAGAAAATAGCTACGCTACAGTTTAGATtagagaaatataaaagacaATTCAAATGATATGAGATGATCCTTCCTTGGTTAAGTTGAAATAACTAAACGTTCATGAGgtatcaaaaaaatttatttatttaaaaattacacGTTCATGAACCCAAGGTATGAAACCTAAAGCCCAAATTCGGAAGTCAAAACCAAGAATATATGGACAAAGGGAGATGCAGTTCATTTATAAGTTTATGTTATTAAACCTAGCACTTCCTAATTAGTTTCTGAGGACTTTGACACTGGCAGTTCATTtgtatttcaaaaattaatttcatttggtAAGACATCAACTATGCTCGGCGAAAAAAGAGAACACGATCTTCAAAAGTTACCTGGAAACCtcaaaagttacaaatagaaagtttgaaacatgctttctcaaataaaaaaataaaaatgaagaagaataaagaaagaaagaaaattaaccttATCAGCCGAACCAGTCAAGAATAGATCATCTCGGCCCACAAATTTGACACTAGTTACCTAAACAAACAATGTTCCACATTCCAATTAgcaaaaaatatcaataatgcATGTCCCAGGCAGTTGAATGCTAGTATCCAGCGAAGGAACCTTCTTCGAATGGCCACTTAGTGTAGATAAAATCTCCCCAGATGATCGACCAAAAAGAACAGCATTTGTGTCCAGCCCTCCAGTCGCAATGACATCCTAAAAccaggaaaagaaaattttttgCCTGAGAAGTAAATTAGTGCAACTATTTTTAGCAACGGCTATATTCATCTAGAAGGAAAATCAACCTTGTCACATGGCACAACAAGCACACAATGCATtgtagaatgtttttaaagaaaaggcAAAGTATTATGATATTATCTAGAACTCATTGTGAGGGCATACTAATAATTAGTTAGGAAGTTTAGTAGggtttttaattacaaataaagGAAGTGGTTAGGCCTTAGTGAGAAGGAGGAAGAATTTTAGTAGGAATTTCTATTGTGAGAATATGGGAGAGATGGCCCACGGGAAAGGCTATTCTTATATTCTAATTCCTATTAGATAGCAATATAAGTTGACTGTTCTTGTGTCATTTGTTGCTCTTGGAGTTTCATCGTTACATGGTATCCTAACAAAAATTCaccatataattattaagCTCTTCTGTTAATTTGCAAGCCACGTAGATACGATCCCTAAGTTTAAAACTACATTCCTAATTCCATGTAAAAATTAATgagtttcatttttcatcaaaAAGGAGGGGAAAACAAGGATCAAGCTTTCTaactatttgaaatattcattttgTGGCTTAGACCTCCAGTTTTCAGACAGTTACCATGGAATGTGAACCAAAAGGAATGAACCGTCAAAAATATTACATGCAAGCTTCGTTATTCACCCAAAAAATCCCATTGgccaaattgaataaaatagtCCATCGCATTAGCAAGTATGActtcaaaaaattgttttaatgaGGGCTTAATacatatttaagaaaaactataCGGATATAGGCTGATGCACTTTAGAATCATACCTTCTCATGATGGATGTCAAGAGACATAATGCCCGGTTTGCTTGTTTTATGAAGTGGATGACTAGAAATCTGGGTGTAATTTTCTAGAGCCTCAACAGGAACCAACGTGGCAGGTATCTGAGACCAAAGAATCAATCAACAAATTAATGCCCGTTTATCAGGAAAGCCTGTCACTGACATCTCATAAACAGTCACATCATACATCAAACAATTATCCTTTTATTTAAtaggaaataataatatttaattgacaTTAATTTTCACTACCTGCCGCCTCTTCCTTTGTTGTGATAGAGCAGCATTACATTCTGTGAGCTCAGAGATAACAGCGTCTGATATTCCTGGACGTATTTTCTTCCCATCAGGACCCAATTCCTCATCCTCATTAActggaaaaatgaaaaatcggCTCAAATTAGAACAAAGGAATTCATGAAAATCCATGCCGATATGGGTGATTGAGAGGACAAACCTCTTTTCCCATTAACATTGACAGCAGCAGcattggaagaaaatgagGTTGATGACAAAGGCATCTGCCTCTCTGCCAGAGCAAGCAGGGACCTAGCCTCAtccctttcctttttaagTCTTGCAATCACACGACATGCAGCATCATGCtagaataacaaaaatatatcaaaccaATAGTTAAGCTTGCGAAAAACTAGCTATCTCATCATGACTTCACCACATAGCAAAACATAAATATGCTTAATCTAAGGCTTGGAAAACATTGCTGGATTACAAAGTAAGTTATTAAGTAtgctaaaaaaattcaaatctgaaaatgatgaaatcaATTGTCAAAATCGtggcaaaaatatataacaaaatcatggATGGACTAGGGAACAGATATATAGATGAAAAACAGATACACTGTTCTTTACTTTACACCTTCGGAAATTTGGAATtaacaaaactaaataataataataataataatatacctGATACAAGGCATGACTAAGCTCCTGTCTAGCTGTATGCAGCTGTTGTTCTAATGCAAAATTGGATAGCACCAAAACATCCCATTCCTAtcattagagaaaaaaaaagtatttttttttcactttgatGAAAGAAACAGTATATGCAATGATGCAAACAAAATgactaaataaataacaatttgtgTTAAGCCCATATATCTAATAGAAACAacaatgatgaaaatgaaatacatTCTAGAACCTAAAACATGAGAAAGCTTAAATTTTGACACAGTTTCTATAGAAGGATACAAATCAAGAACTctataaaatacatttatatagTTTAACAACCGAAATGTAAACATGACGTGACACTTGAGCTTGAAGGATACTGATCGTTAGTACTCAATAAccccattttttcttttgttttttctttttttctcttccctttttctttgcAAAATCATGCCATCAATGacattatttccttttccGGTACACAATAACTAAGGATATAAGATAGTAATCTGATAGAGATAAATTACTAGAAAATAAATGctataaacatta of the Cucumis sativus cultivar 9930 chromosome 3, Cucumber_9930_V3, whole genome shotgun sequence genome contains:
- the LOC101203935 gene encoding plasmodesmata-located protein 2, whose translation is MEMKMGISSFNPFCTLLLSLAFFSIFTLIPPAQSGSDYTSLVYKGCAKQALSDPTGVYTQALSALFGSLVSQSTKARFYKTSSGSGQSTINGLFQCRGDLSNGDCYNCVSKIPQIVQSLCGKTIAARVQLYGCYLLYEVSGFAQISGFEMLYKTCGSTNVAGSGFEERRDTALSVLENGVVSGHGFYTTNYQSVYVLGQCEGDLGDSDCGECVKNAVQRAQVECGSSISGQLYLHRCFISYSYYPNGVPTRSSSPSSSSSSSSGGNIGKTVAIILGSTAGVAFVVICLLFARGLMKKHDDY
- the LOC101204182 gene encoding oxidation resistance protein 1, translating into MFALKDKVTDTLSRLFADSPDSPSHSSTPLHGDPSPGSRSFSKEGNALSSYFSYILPFSGFEGPKSTQPQKNYKLHQPRPVPYDIVNFDSLEPLECSLVCENKGIRDNEEDFDDSFSGRSTSSSEVFEEATCQSSPEKIVTNLTVDSVLISTDTYDFLLQRLPNIVKGRQWILLYSTLRHGISLRTLIRKSGELSGPCLLVVGDQQGAVFGGLLECPLKPTAKRKYQGTNQTFVFTTMYGEPQLFRPTGANRYFYMCMDDLLALGGGSNFALRLEEDLLNGTSGPCETFGNSCLAHTQEFELKNVELWGFAHVSQYVS
- the LOC101204424 gene encoding pre-mRNA-processing factor 19, with translation MNCSISGEIPEEPVVSRNSGLLFEKRLIERHILDYGKCPVTGEPLSIDDIVPIKTGKIVKPRQAASIPGMLGMFQNEWDVLVLSNFALEQQLHTARQELSHALYQHDAACRVIARLKKERDEARSLLALAERQMPLSSTSFSSNAAAVNVNGKRVNEDEELGPDGKKIRPGISDAVISELTECNAALSQQRKRRQIPATLVPVEALENYTQISSHPLHKTSKPGIMSLDIHHEKDVIATGGLDTNAVLFGRSSGEILSTLSGHSKKVTSVKFVGRDDLFLTGSADKTVRVWQQSDDGNYNCRHILKDHTAEVQAVTVHATNDFFVTASLDNTWCFYELASGLCLTQVAEDSETEGYTSAAFHPDGLILGTGTSEALVKIWDVKSQKNVAKFDGHVGAVTAISFSENGYFLATAAHDGVKLWDLRKLKNFRTFAPYDSDTPTNSVDFDHSGSYLAIAGSDIRVYQVASVKSEWNCIKTLPDLSGTGKATCLKFGPDAKYLAVGSMDRNLRIFGVPGEDGAMET